From a region of the Pseudoclavibacter endophyticus genome:
- a CDS encoding YwaF family protein encodes MIAGASVGRMPQYGVEHAAALAVILVAVVVCTTVAKRASDEARVERVLTLAGWAMLAASTIWMLWQFLPANWTIEQSLPFHFSDAMRFVTAIALITRSGWSVAVLYFWGLTLNMQSVLTPDLNYQQSAALEFAMYWLLHAVPLIAAVTLTWGLAYRPTWRGYGVAFAFTALWAGMAFVVNLMTGANYGYMSGAPAGRSLLDLLGPWPLYIAWEAVLVAGAWALMTWPWTSRPRIVGSAPADRYGLIRRRCRPALSQVPARLASARRRS; translated from the coding sequence GTGATCGCCGGAGCATCCGTGGGCCGAATGCCACAGTACGGCGTCGAGCACGCGGCCGCGCTCGCCGTGATCCTCGTCGCGGTCGTCGTCTGCACGACGGTCGCGAAACGGGCCAGCGATGAGGCGCGGGTGGAGCGTGTGCTCACGCTCGCGGGCTGGGCGATGCTCGCGGCCTCGACGATCTGGATGCTTTGGCAGTTCCTGCCGGCGAACTGGACGATCGAGCAGTCGTTGCCGTTCCACTTCTCCGACGCCATGCGCTTCGTCACGGCGATCGCCCTCATCACGCGCTCGGGGTGGTCCGTCGCGGTGCTGTACTTCTGGGGGCTCACACTCAACATGCAGTCGGTGCTCACCCCGGACCTGAACTACCAGCAGTCGGCGGCGCTTGAGTTCGCGATGTACTGGCTGCTGCACGCCGTGCCGCTCATCGCCGCCGTCACCTTGACGTGGGGGCTCGCGTACCGGCCGACGTGGCGCGGCTACGGCGTCGCATTCGCGTTCACGGCGCTCTGGGCCGGCATGGCGTTCGTCGTGAATCTCATGACCGGGGCGAACTACGGCTATATGAGCGGTGCGCCGGCAGGCAGATCGCTGCTCGACCTGCTTGGCCCGTGGCCGCTCTACATCGCGTGGGAGGCGGTGCTCGTCGCGGGCGCGTGGGCGCTCATGACGTGGCCTTGGACATCACGGCCCCGGATCGTGGGCTCGGCGCCGGCCGACCGGTACGGCCTCATACGCCGTCGCTGCCGGCCGGCACTGTCGCAAGTGCCTGCGCGATTGGCGTCTGCCCGTCGTAGAAGTTGA
- a CDS encoding nitrilase-related carbon-nitrogen hydrolase, giving the protein MKIGLLQVSSPDDESPADRRRRVRDRLLAHPDALDLIVLPELWSAGYFHFDRYAELAESPADSPTLAVAAQVARERGCWVHAGSFVERRPSGALRNTAALVAPDGAVAQQYSKVHVFGYRSLEAELLEPGDAVSVAQTPFGPTTGVTCYDLRFPPLWDELVGIGAELVVVPAAWPLARSEHWRLLTGARAVDNQVIVVACNATGTHGGVEAGGHSRVVDPWGRVLGEAGTAEEWLVVDVDPTVVTETRNEFPVLRDRIRDYAALSSADRNQPAREANAP; this is encoded by the coding sequence GTGAAGATCGGCCTCTTGCAGGTCAGCAGTCCAGACGACGAGTCGCCCGCAGACCGCCGCCGACGCGTCCGAGATCGCCTGCTCGCGCACCCTGACGCGCTCGACCTCATCGTGCTTCCCGAGCTGTGGTCGGCCGGGTACTTCCACTTCGACCGCTACGCCGAACTCGCCGAGTCGCCCGCAGACTCCCCCACTCTCGCCGTTGCGGCCCAGGTCGCTCGTGAGCGCGGATGCTGGGTGCATGCCGGCAGCTTCGTCGAGCGCCGCCCGTCGGGCGCCCTGCGCAACACCGCCGCCCTCGTCGCCCCAGACGGGGCGGTGGCGCAGCAGTACAGCAAAGTGCACGTTTTCGGCTATCGATCACTCGAGGCGGAACTGCTCGAGCCAGGCGACGCCGTCTCCGTCGCCCAAACGCCGTTCGGCCCCACGACCGGCGTCACCTGCTACGACCTTCGGTTCCCGCCGCTCTGGGACGAACTGGTCGGCATCGGCGCCGAGCTCGTCGTCGTCCCCGCGGCCTGGCCCCTCGCCCGCTCGGAGCACTGGCGCCTGCTGACGGGCGCGAGAGCGGTCGACAATCAGGTGATCGTCGTCGCGTGCAACGCGACGGGCACGCACGGCGGCGTCGAGGCGGGCGGGCACAGCCGCGTCGTCGATCCGTGGGGACGCGTGCTTGGCGAGGCGGGTACTGCAGAGGAATGGCTCGTCGTCGACGTCGACCCCACCGTCGTCACCGAGACCCGCAACGAATTCCCGGTACTGCGCGACCGAATCCGCGACTACGCCGCGCTGTCGAGCGCCGACCGCAACCAACCAGCGAGAGAGGCCAACGCCCCGTGA
- a CDS encoding SRPBCC family protein has protein sequence MTTSSSSPASADSTPDSARATPGSADEAARVVAATRDIVAPPHVIFALIADPAQQPRWDGNDNLDWADSGQRVREVGEVFVMRLTREGMIRENHVVEFEEGRRIAWQPSEPGAARPGHLWRWELEPHRDGTRVTHTYDWSRLNDPAREVRARATTAEHLEASLERLAELAEAADSTAGP, from the coding sequence ATGACCACATCCAGCAGCTCGCCCGCTTCCGCTGACTCGACACCCGATTCGGCTCGCGCGACGCCGGGTTCCGCCGACGAGGCTGCGCGCGTCGTCGCCGCCACCCGCGACATCGTCGCGCCGCCGCATGTGATCTTCGCCCTCATCGCCGACCCCGCGCAGCAGCCGCGGTGGGACGGCAACGACAACCTCGATTGGGCCGACTCGGGTCAGCGCGTGCGCGAGGTCGGCGAAGTCTTCGTCATGCGCCTCACGAGGGAGGGCATGATCCGCGAGAACCACGTCGTCGAGTTCGAAGAGGGGCGCCGCATCGCGTGGCAACCGTCGGAGCCGGGTGCGGCGCGACCGGGCCACCTCTGGCGCTGGGAGCTCGAGCCGCACCGCGACGGCACGCGCGTGACGCACACGTACGACTGGTCACGGCTCAATGATCCAGCGCGCGAGGTACGGGCGCGCGCGACGACGGCCGAGCACCTCGAGGCGTCGCTCGAACGCCTCGCCGAGCTCGCCGAGGCGGCCGACTCGACCGCGGGGCCCTGA
- a CDS encoding MFS transporter, whose translation MSIAPAASAPPKAKSRMRLVAGSSLIGTAIEWYDFFLYGTAATLVFNQLFYPAGDPFVATLLSLGTFAVGFVARPLGAVVLGHLGDRKGRKTTLVWSLILMGIATFLIALVPSYAAIGVAAPVLLLVLRIVQGFALGGEWAGSILLVSEHADDGNRRGFWSSLPNLGPSVGSLLSAGVMSLLSASMSNEAFLDYGWRIAFGLSAILVIVGLVMRLVVEETPVFEQRMAAEKLAPKTAAKLPLVTALKSNWKEILLAAGTRMGENAGYYLYTVFILTYVTDMVGSDRQFALNAVMIGQVVAIVLIPLLAMLSDRVGRKPLLLVSSILTIPWGFAFFALLDRGDPFSITVAAVGGLIIFAGFSSAIGAFYSELFPTEVRYTGTSVAYNTASILAGAISPIIALSLYQATGTGTSIGFYLAGMGVISLVSVLLVRETRKVKLSGRDDELVTRH comes from the coding sequence ATGTCCATCGCACCAGCAGCATCTGCGCCACCGAAGGCCAAATCGCGCATGCGCCTTGTCGCCGGGTCGAGCCTCATCGGCACCGCCATCGAGTGGTACGACTTCTTCCTCTACGGCACGGCCGCAACCCTCGTGTTCAATCAGCTCTTCTACCCGGCAGGAGACCCGTTCGTCGCGACCCTGCTCTCGCTCGGCACTTTCGCGGTCGGGTTCGTGGCCCGCCCTCTCGGCGCGGTCGTGCTCGGACACCTCGGCGACCGGAAGGGCCGCAAAACCACGCTCGTGTGGAGCCTCATCCTCATGGGGATCGCCACCTTCCTCATCGCCCTCGTCCCGAGCTACGCCGCCATCGGTGTCGCGGCTCCCGTGCTCCTGCTCGTCCTGCGGATCGTGCAGGGCTTTGCGCTCGGCGGCGAGTGGGCCGGCTCGATCCTTCTCGTCAGCGAACACGCCGACGACGGCAACAGGCGCGGTTTCTGGTCGTCATTGCCGAACCTCGGCCCGTCGGTCGGCAGCCTCCTCTCCGCGGGCGTCATGAGCCTGCTGTCCGCGTCGATGAGCAACGAGGCATTCCTCGACTACGGCTGGCGCATCGCCTTCGGCCTGTCGGCCATACTCGTCATCGTCGGTCTCGTCATGCGCCTGGTCGTCGAAGAGACGCCGGTGTTCGAGCAGCGCATGGCCGCCGAGAAGCTCGCGCCGAAGACGGCTGCCAAGCTGCCCCTCGTGACGGCGCTGAAGTCGAACTGGAAAGAGATCCTGCTCGCGGCCGGAACGCGCATGGGCGAGAACGCCGGGTACTACCTGTACACCGTGTTCATCCTCACCTACGTCACCGACATGGTCGGCTCCGACCGCCAGTTCGCGCTGAACGCCGTCATGATCGGCCAGGTGGTCGCGATCGTGCTCATCCCCCTCCTGGCGATGCTCTCCGACCGCGTCGGGCGCAAACCGCTCCTCCTCGTCTCATCGATCCTGACGATCCCGTGGGGCTTCGCGTTCTTCGCGCTGCTCGACCGCGGCGACCCGTTTTCTATCACCGTTGCCGCCGTCGGCGGGCTCATCATCTTCGCCGGCTTCAGCTCCGCCATCGGCGCCTTCTATTCCGAGCTGTTCCCGACCGAAGTCAGATACACCGGCACGTCCGTCGCCTACAACACCGCTTCGATCCTCGCGGGCGCCATCTCGCCGATCATCGCACTTTCGCTCTACCAGGCCACGGGCACCGGCACCTCGATCGGGTTCTATCTGGCCGGCATGGGCGTCATCTCCCTGGTGAGCGTCCTGCTGGTCCGAGAGACCCGGAAGGTCAAGCTCAGCGGACGCGACGACGAGCTCGTGACGAGGCACTAG
- a CDS encoding glutathione peroxidase — MSTIHDFQAASLDGTPVDLGDYRGKVLLIVNTASKCGFAPQFAGLDELHRKYCDRGFAVLGFPSNQFRQEPGTSEQIGELCSTRFNVSFPMFAKVDVNGADSHPVWAWLKHERKGVLSSAIKWNFTKFLVGRDGHVIHRYPPNAEPETLRHDIEKALKAPSESAAA; from the coding sequence GTGTCAACTATCCATGACTTCCAAGCCGCGTCGCTCGACGGCACCCCCGTCGACCTCGGCGACTACCGCGGCAAGGTGCTCCTCATCGTCAACACCGCCAGCAAATGCGGTTTCGCGCCGCAGTTCGCTGGGCTCGATGAGCTCCATCGCAAGTACTGCGACCGGGGCTTCGCCGTCCTGGGCTTCCCGAGCAATCAGTTCCGCCAGGAGCCCGGCACGAGCGAGCAGATCGGCGAACTGTGCTCGACCCGGTTCAACGTGAGCTTCCCGATGTTCGCGAAGGTCGATGTCAACGGCGCCGACTCGCATCCCGTGTGGGCGTGGCTCAAGCACGAGCGCAAGGGCGTGCTCTCGAGCGCGATCAAGTGGAACTTCACCAAGTTCCTCGTCGGCCGCGACGGGCACGTGATCCACCGTTATCCCCCCAACGCCGAGCCCGAGACCCTGCGGCACGACATCGAGAAGGCCCTCAAGGCACCCTCCGAGTCTGCCGCAGCCTGA
- a CDS encoding 4-hydroxyphenylacetate 3-hydroxylase family protein, which yields MRTGAEYRASLDDGRRVVFDGEVVSDVAHHPAFAGVVETIATMYDVAADPASGMQTADPETGRPANRIWLAPRTPDDLRLRRAAHETWARVSHGWTGRSPDHVGSFLAAFSAHPETFAAGVRDCSDAVRAYTRRLIDEDLYLAYAIIPPKVQTVPGSDPEDKVFVQVGVVDEREDGIVVRGSQFLATGAAIADEIFVSCIQPLKEGAEDFALSFALPAAAAGLTMYHRRPLAPQAASGFDQPLTSRFDEPDAVLVFDDVFIPWERVFAYRDLETVRAQFFATGAHRLGNWQAQIRFLTKLRFIASVARRITKVSGADKDPGVRGKLGELASLVSIVDSAVTAAEATAEPDAAGMLVPGKRALYGVMGLQSELYPRVMSILRELAGSNVTQPPATIADLEHPQSGPDLLRYIVSPGADTVERVRLYKLAWDMIGTEFAGRHQQYETFYAGAPAMVRSVYTLGNFGYDDLDPDLDAFLATIPLPSTPTETSPAVPATAITEETPA from the coding sequence ATGCGCACCGGAGCCGAGTACCGTGCGAGCCTCGACGACGGCCGCCGCGTCGTGTTCGACGGCGAGGTCGTCAGCGATGTCGCTCACCACCCTGCGTTCGCGGGCGTCGTCGAGACGATCGCCACCATGTATGACGTCGCGGCCGACCCAGCCTCTGGCATGCAGACGGCCGACCCCGAGACGGGCAGACCCGCCAACCGGATCTGGCTCGCCCCCCGGACGCCGGACGACCTACGCCTGCGACGCGCGGCACACGAGACGTGGGCGCGCGTGAGTCACGGTTGGACCGGGCGGAGCCCCGACCACGTGGGCTCATTCCTTGCCGCGTTCTCCGCGCACCCCGAAACGTTCGCCGCCGGCGTCCGCGACTGCTCCGACGCAGTTCGCGCGTATACGCGTCGGCTCATCGACGAGGACCTCTACCTCGCCTACGCGATCATTCCGCCGAAGGTGCAGACGGTGCCGGGCAGCGATCCCGAAGACAAGGTCTTCGTACAGGTCGGCGTCGTCGACGAGCGCGAGGACGGCATTGTCGTGCGCGGTTCGCAGTTCCTCGCGACGGGCGCCGCAATCGCCGACGAGATCTTCGTTTCGTGCATCCAGCCGCTCAAGGAGGGCGCCGAGGACTTCGCGCTGAGCTTCGCGCTGCCCGCCGCCGCAGCCGGTCTGACGATGTACCACCGCCGGCCCCTCGCGCCGCAGGCGGCGAGCGGATTCGATCAGCCCCTCACCAGTCGCTTCGACGAGCCCGACGCGGTGCTCGTGTTCGACGACGTGTTCATCCCATGGGAGCGCGTGTTCGCCTACCGGGACCTCGAGACTGTGCGCGCGCAGTTCTTCGCGACGGGGGCGCACCGCCTCGGCAACTGGCAGGCGCAGATCCGCTTCCTCACGAAGCTGCGGTTCATCGCCTCAGTCGCGCGTCGCATCACCAAGGTCTCCGGAGCCGACAAGGACCCGGGTGTGCGCGGCAAGCTCGGTGAGCTCGCCTCGCTCGTATCGATCGTCGATTCGGCCGTCACGGCCGCAGAAGCGACGGCAGAGCCGGATGCTGCCGGCATGCTGGTGCCCGGCAAGCGGGCGCTGTACGGCGTCATGGGCCTGCAGTCCGAGCTGTACCCGCGCGTCATGTCGATCCTGCGCGAGCTCGCAGGCTCGAACGTGACGCAGCCTCCGGCGACGATCGCCGATCTCGAGCATCCACAGTCGGGCCCCGACCTGCTGCGCTACATCGTCTCGCCCGGCGCCGACACCGTCGAACGCGTGCGACTGTACAAGCTCGCGTGGGACATGATCGGAACCGAGTTCGCGGGCCGCCACCAGCAGTACGAGACCTTCTACGCGGGCGCGCCGGCCATGGTGCGGAGCGTGTACACGCTCGGCAACTTCGGCTACGACGACCTCGACCCCGACCTGGACGCCTTCCTCGCGACCATTCCCCTGCCGAGCACGCCGACCGAAACCTCCCCTGCCGTCCCAGCCACCGCAATCACCGAGGAGACACCCGCATGA
- a CDS encoding DNA glycosylase AlkZ-like family protein produces MSATSMTVTREQALRYRWRATGLDAEPGDAVLPELAALDLGVQEGANAAGVIGLVNRGVTPAEAIRCTSGFTEELALAWTVRGAPQYIRRRDLADVEVAVSPFSDRDASKRVLLADRDFAAAAVEARDGMRVVATAMREALADAAVDAGATGESARMSKGELSGRLTATLPRPYLVDCRPCRATHPQEQLFRICALHAGVELEPGTNPPRLRIAPEWPERPVGPEDDPSSAPAALQVIRAYLHLLGPASPRDVAAFLETNVGEVKPRWPDDVREVEIDGHRASMLAADLDALAAAADAPAPRDAAVRLLSGFDLLLAAKDRERLVSDPIRRKQLWPVLGRPGVVAVDGDPVGVWRPRSKGKALTVRVELWGGSGSGRARHIDAIDTQAERIAQARDQRLSRVEIA; encoded by the coding sequence ATGTCAGCAACGTCGATGACCGTGACCCGCGAACAGGCGCTCCGCTATCGCTGGCGCGCCACCGGACTCGATGCCGAGCCGGGAGACGCGGTTCTGCCAGAGCTCGCCGCGCTCGACCTCGGCGTGCAGGAGGGAGCCAATGCCGCTGGCGTGATCGGTCTCGTGAACCGCGGCGTGACGCCGGCCGAGGCGATCCGCTGCACGAGCGGCTTCACCGAGGAACTCGCCCTCGCGTGGACGGTGCGCGGCGCGCCCCAGTACATCCGGCGCCGAGACCTGGCCGACGTGGAGGTCGCAGTCTCGCCGTTCAGCGACCGCGACGCGAGCAAGCGCGTCCTCCTTGCCGACAGGGATTTCGCCGCGGCCGCCGTCGAGGCCCGGGACGGGATGCGCGTGGTCGCCACGGCCATGCGCGAAGCGCTGGCCGACGCCGCGGTGGACGCCGGCGCGACCGGCGAGTCGGCCCGCATGTCGAAGGGCGAGCTCTCCGGACGACTGACCGCAACGCTCCCGCGTCCCTACCTCGTCGACTGTCGCCCGTGCCGTGCCACGCATCCGCAGGAGCAGCTCTTCCGCATCTGCGCGTTGCACGCGGGCGTCGAGCTGGAGCCCGGCACGAATCCGCCGCGCCTCCGCATCGCCCCCGAATGGCCGGAACGCCCGGTCGGCCCGGAGGACGACCCGTCGAGCGCCCCAGCGGCACTGCAGGTCATCCGCGCCTACCTGCACCTGCTCGGGCCGGCCTCTCCCCGCGACGTCGCGGCGTTTCTCGAGACCAACGTCGGCGAGGTCAAGCCCCGGTGGCCGGACGATGTTCGAGAGGTCGAGATCGACGGTCACCGGGCTTCCATGCTCGCCGCCGATCTCGACGCGCTCGCGGCCGCGGCCGACGCGCCGGCACCGCGCGACGCCGCTGTCCGGCTGCTGAGCGGGTTCGATCTCCTGCTCGCCGCGAAAGACCGAGAGCGGTTGGTGTCCGATCCGATCCGGCGCAAGCAGCTGTGGCCCGTGCTGGGGAGACCGGGCGTCGTCGCGGTCGACGGCGATCCCGTCGGCGTGTGGCGACCGAGGTCGAAAGGAAAGGCGCTCACCGTGCGGGTCGAGCTCTGGGGCGGGTCCGGTTCCGGCCGAGCGCGACACATCGACGCGATCGACACGCAGGCGGAGCGCATCGCGCAGGCCCGCGATCAGCGACTCTCGCGAGTCGAAATCGCATGA
- the tpx gene encoding thiol peroxidase, which yields MAQTAFRGTPVSTTGELPQVGSQAPDFELVGNDLAPVTLGDFAGKRVVLNIFPSLDTGVCAASVRRFNELAAGLDNTVVVNASKDLPFAQARFCGAEGIENVVVASAFRSSFGDDYGVGQADGPLAGLLARAVVVIDADGTIAYTRVSPEIGEEPAYDEAIQALQA from the coding sequence ATGGCACAGACAGCATTCCGCGGTACTCCAGTTTCGACGACCGGCGAGCTTCCCCAGGTCGGGTCGCAGGCCCCCGACTTCGAGCTCGTCGGCAACGACCTCGCACCCGTGACGCTCGGCGACTTCGCCGGCAAGCGCGTCGTCCTCAACATCTTCCCGTCGCTCGATACGGGCGTGTGCGCAGCCTCCGTGCGTCGCTTCAACGAGCTCGCCGCAGGCCTCGACAACACGGTCGTCGTCAACGCATCGAAGGACCTGCCCTTCGCGCAGGCGCGGTTCTGCGGTGCAGAGGGCATCGAGAACGTGGTCGTCGCCTCGGCGTTCCGCTCAAGCTTCGGTGACGACTACGGCGTCGGCCAGGCCGACGGGCCGCTTGCCGGGTTGCTCGCGCGAGCGGTCGTCGTGATCGACGCCGACGGCACCATCGCCTACACGCGGGTCTCGCCCGAGATCGGCGAGGAACCGGCGTACGACGAGGCGATCCAAGCGCTGCAGGCGTAG
- a CDS encoding NAD(P)H-binding protein: MSTSPRIVIVGGHGKVALLTAPKLASRGFSVEGIIRDPGQRGDLEAAQAAPVELDIESASVDELATAFRGAAAIVFAAGAGGGDPERTRAIDFEAAVQSMTAARRAEVSRFVLVSYARAGVDVNVIDPSDSFFPYAKAKHDADRHLRGTDLEYTILGPGRLTLEPATGAITIADEEGRIDGNEPGGDNASTSRENVAEVIAHVLAEGAAIRSTVNFYDGQTPIAQALATVPAGSDGV, from the coding sequence ATGTCCACATCACCACGCATCGTCATCGTCGGAGGGCACGGGAAGGTCGCGTTGCTCACCGCGCCGAAACTCGCGTCGAGGGGTTTCTCGGTCGAGGGGATCATTCGTGACCCCGGGCAGCGTGGCGATCTGGAGGCTGCACAGGCCGCGCCCGTCGAGCTCGACATCGAGTCGGCGAGCGTCGACGAGCTCGCGACGGCGTTCAGGGGTGCCGCGGCCATCGTCTTCGCCGCCGGCGCGGGGGGCGGCGACCCCGAGCGCACGCGTGCCATCGACTTCGAGGCCGCCGTGCAGTCGATGACGGCCGCGCGACGCGCCGAGGTGTCGCGCTTCGTGCTCGTCTCGTACGCTCGCGCGGGGGTCGACGTCAACGTGATCGACCCGAGCGACTCATTCTTCCCCTACGCCAAGGCCAAGCATGATGCCGACCGGCACCTGCGGGGCACCGACCTCGAATACACGATCCTCGGTCCCGGCCGCCTCACGCTCGAGCCCGCCACCGGCGCCATCACGATCGCCGACGAGGAAGGGCGGATCGACGGCAATGAGCCCGGCGGCGACAACGCCAGCACGTCTCGCGAGAACGTCGCCGAGGTCATTGCGCACGTGCTCGCGGAGGGCGCGGCGATCCGGTCGACGGTCAACTTCTACGACGGGCAGACGCCAATCGCGCAGGCACTTGCGACAGTGCCGGCCGGCAGCGACGGCGTATGA
- a CDS encoding LLM class flavin-dependent oxidoreductase, producing the protein MHAFGFLSFGHYGPGGRVPGPDARQALHDAIDIARGADELGVNGAYFRVHHFARQHSSPMPLLSAIAATTKRIEVGTGVIDMRYENPLYLAEEAAALDLIADGRVALGVSRGSPEPADRGWEAFGYEGAQDPRGADLAREHFDRFMAAIRGGGVVDAAPGQFGAGARLPIEPHSPGLADRIWWGAGSRATAEWVGEQGVNLMSSTLLTEATGDAFGDLQAEQIERYRAAYAAAGHTGTPRVSVSRSVFPVVTADDQVFYQLRAGGARDQIGIIDGYESTFGRTYVGEPDALIGALRNDAAVMSADTLKLTIPSQLGVDANLSILGNFATHVAPALGWKPNTEGPVRGVSAAAVTSPA; encoded by the coding sequence ATGCACGCATTCGGCTTCCTCAGTTTCGGTCACTACGGCCCGGGCGGGCGGGTTCCCGGCCCCGATGCCCGACAGGCGCTGCACGACGCGATCGACATCGCGCGCGGCGCTGACGAGCTCGGGGTGAACGGCGCCTACTTCCGCGTGCATCACTTCGCGCGTCAGCATTCCTCGCCGATGCCTCTGCTGTCGGCAATCGCGGCGACGACGAAGCGCATCGAGGTCGGCACCGGCGTGATCGACATGCGCTACGAGAATCCCCTCTACCTCGCCGAGGAGGCGGCGGCGCTCGACCTCATCGCCGACGGCCGGGTCGCGCTCGGCGTGAGCCGCGGCTCGCCCGAGCCGGCCGATCGCGGGTGGGAGGCCTTCGGGTACGAGGGCGCGCAGGATCCTCGAGGGGCCGACCTCGCACGCGAGCACTTCGACCGCTTCATGGCCGCAATCCGCGGGGGCGGGGTCGTCGATGCGGCACCCGGCCAGTTCGGGGCGGGGGCGCGCCTGCCGATCGAGCCGCATTCGCCCGGCCTCGCCGATCGCATCTGGTGGGGTGCCGGCTCCCGCGCCACCGCTGAGTGGGTCGGCGAGCAGGGGGTGAACCTCATGAGCTCGACCCTGCTCACCGAAGCGACGGGCGACGCATTCGGCGACCTGCAGGCCGAGCAGATCGAGCGATACCGGGCCGCGTACGCCGCCGCGGGCCACACCGGCACGCCCCGTGTCTCCGTGAGCCGCAGCGTGTTTCCCGTCGTCACTGCCGACGACCAGGTGTTCTACCAGCTGCGGGCGGGCGGCGCACGCGACCAGATCGGCATCATCGACGGGTACGAGTCGACCTTCGGCCGCACCTACGTCGGCGAACCGGATGCGCTCATCGGCGCCCTGAGAAACGACGCGGCGGTCATGTCGGCCGACACGCTCAAGCTCACGATCCCCTCACAGCTGGGGGTCGACGCGAACCTGAGTATCCTCGGGAACTTTGCAACGCACGTCGCACCCGCGCTTGGATGGAAGCCGAACACCGAGGGGCCCGTGCGCGGCGTGAGCGCCGCAGCGGTGACGTCGCCGGCGTGA
- a CDS encoding DUF2848 family protein, producing the protein MTTASALTTIDDLVDPATTTCLVIGYAARNAVAVQEHIDELEAIGVAPPPEVPMVYRMSPGLLTASPRVSSSATSSGEVEPVLVRSGGRHFLGVGSDHTDRVLEAEDVLRSKLACPKPVGAQFVEIDLDTFDWDACSIGCQVDGREYQAGRLDSLRTPTNLFGILAERGAVAPGEDAVVFGGTVPLLDGGFVYGTSWTVSLTLPDGRAITHTYEITED; encoded by the coding sequence GTGACCACCGCATCCGCCCTGACCACCATCGACGATCTCGTCGATCCGGCGACGACGACCTGCCTCGTGATCGGCTACGCCGCGCGCAACGCGGTCGCCGTGCAGGAGCACATCGACGAGCTCGAAGCGATCGGTGTCGCCCCGCCGCCCGAGGTGCCGATGGTGTACCGCATGTCGCCAGGGCTCCTGACGGCATCGCCACGCGTGTCGTCGTCGGCCACGTCGTCGGGCGAGGTCGAGCCCGTGCTCGTCCGATCCGGCGGCAGGCACTTCCTCGGCGTCGGCTCGGACCACACCGACCGCGTACTCGAAGCCGAGGACGTACTGCGGTCGAAACTCGCGTGCCCGAAGCCCGTCGGTGCTCAGTTCGTCGAGATCGATCTCGACACGTTCGATTGGGATGCCTGCAGCATCGGCTGCCAGGTCGACGGCCGCGAGTATCAGGCCGGCCGGCTCGACAGCCTGCGCACGCCCACGAACCTGTTCGGCATCCTCGCCGAGCGCGGCGCGGTCGCCCCCGGGGAGGACGCGGTCGTGTTCGGCGGCACCGTTCCCCTCCTCGACGGCGGGTTCGTATACGGCACCAGCTGGACGGTCTCGCTCACGCTGCCCGACGGCCGCGCCATCACCCACACCTACGAGATCACGGAGGACTGA
- a CDS encoding GntR family transcriptional regulator has translation MSAETAGTTAADTAYDWVLRYVAALPWDEDAFLNEKQLAEQAQVSRTPIREALLRLEVDGLIRRVPYRGTYVPAMSQRDIDSIFEARGLIEDWAVERATELRSDCGPLFELIDEQRALTDDPVAFNSLDLKFHGHIVGAGRNPILADLYRSLRNRQLRLGVWAVMIRENRTASVIDEHLAIATAIDAGDVDAAVTAVRTHLGSTIAAIRSGATGPHPGLATRTD, from the coding sequence ATGAGCGCCGAGACCGCCGGCACGACCGCCGCCGACACCGCCTACGACTGGGTGCTGCGCTACGTCGCGGCCCTCCCCTGGGACGAGGACGCCTTCCTCAACGAGAAGCAGCTCGCGGAACAGGCCCAAGTATCACGAACACCTATCCGCGAGGCGCTCCTGCGGCTGGAGGTCGACGGCCTCATCCGGCGGGTCCCCTACCGCGGCACCTATGTGCCCGCGATGTCACAACGCGACATCGACTCGATCTTCGAGGCGCGCGGACTCATCGAGGACTGGGCCGTCGAGCGGGCGACCGAGCTCCGCAGCGACTGCGGGCCGCTGTTCGAGCTGATCGACGAACAGCGCGCCCTCACCGACGACCCCGTGGCGTTCAACTCCCTCGATTTGAAGTTCCACGGCCACATCGTCGGCGCGGGCCGCAACCCGATCCTGGCCGACCTGTACCGGTCGCTCCGCAACCGCCAGCTCCGACTCGGCGTCTGGGCGGTCATGATCCGCGAGAACCGCACGGCGAGCGTCATCGACGAGCACCTCGCGATCGCCACGGCGATCGACGCGGGCGATGTGGATGCCGCTGTCACGGCGGTGCGCACGCACCTCGGCTCGACGATCGCGGCGATCCGGTCGGGAGCGACGGGCCCGCATCCCGGCCTCGCGACCAGAACCGACTGA